A single region of the Duganella sp. BuS-21 genome encodes:
- the queE gene encoding 7-carboxy-7-deazaguanine synthase: MTYSIKEIFYTLQGEGAHAGRPAVFCRFSGCNLWTGREIDRASAVCQFCDTDFVGTDGEGGGKFKTPQELAATINALWPESYTASKYVVFTGGEPLLQLDTALIEAMHAVGFTIAIETNGTLPVPAGVDWICVSPKMGSELVVKKGNEIKVVIPQTHQELSAYEQLDFENFYVQAMDGPLAAFNTTLAIDTCKRNPKWKLSLQTHKLLQIP, from the coding sequence GTGACTTACAGCATCAAAGAGATTTTCTATACGTTGCAGGGCGAGGGCGCACACGCCGGCCGTCCGGCCGTGTTCTGCCGTTTTTCCGGCTGCAACCTGTGGACCGGCCGCGAAATCGACCGCGCCAGCGCCGTTTGCCAGTTCTGCGATACCGACTTTGTCGGCACCGACGGCGAAGGCGGCGGCAAGTTCAAAACGCCGCAGGAGCTGGCCGCCACCATCAACGCGCTGTGGCCGGAAAGTTATACGGCCAGCAAGTACGTGGTGTTCACCGGCGGCGAACCGCTGCTGCAGCTCGATACGGCGCTGATCGAGGCCATGCACGCAGTCGGCTTCACCATCGCGATTGAAACCAACGGCACGCTGCCGGTGCCGGCTGGCGTGGATTGGATCTGCGTGAGCCCGAAAATGGGTTCCGAACTGGTGGTGAAAAAAGGCAATGAAATCAAGGTCGTGATTCCGCAGACCCACCAGGAGCTGTCGGCCTACGAACAGCTGGACTTCGAGAATTTCTACGTGCAGGCGATGGACGGCCCGCTGGCCGCCTTCAATACCACGTTGGCGATCGACACCTGCAAGCGCAATCCGAAATGGAAGCTGAGCTTGCAAACCCATAAACTTTTACAGATACCCTGA
- the queD gene encoding 6-carboxytetrahydropterin synthase QueD translates to MLTITRKLEFDAGHRIPDHKSQCRNLHGHRYTLEITLTGNIIDVEGNSDNGMIMDFSDIKALAKEHLVDVWDHAFIVYEKDASVRDFLASLPDHKTVVIDRIPTVENLAQVAFGILKAAYKDRYGTGLHLHKLVLHETPNCWAEITDGV, encoded by the coding sequence ATGCTGACCATTACCCGCAAGCTGGAATTCGACGCCGGCCACCGTATTCCCGACCACAAAAGCCAGTGCCGCAACCTGCACGGCCACCGCTACACGCTGGAAATCACCCTGACCGGCAATATCATCGACGTTGAGGGCAATTCCGACAACGGCATGATCATGGATTTCTCGGACATCAAGGCGCTGGCCAAGGAGCACCTGGTCGACGTCTGGGATCACGCCTTCATCGTCTACGAAAAAGACGCTTCCGTGCGCGATTTCCTGGCGTCGCTGCCGGACCACAAGACCGTGGTGATCGATCGCATTCCGACCGTGGAAAACCTGGCGCAGGTGGCGTTCGGCATCCTCAAGGCGGCCTACAAGGACCGCTACGGCACCGGCCTGCACCTGCACAAGCTGGTGCTGCACGAAACCCCGAACTGCTGGGCTGAAATCACCGATGGTGTCTGA
- the tadA gene encoding tRNA adenosine(34) deaminase TadA: protein MSDAAFMQLALEQAQQAWDLGEVPVGAVVVKDGEVIAVGCNQPIGKHDPTAHAEIVALRAAAEKLGNYRLPGCELYVTLEPCVMCSGAMMHARLARVVYGATDPKTGACGSVLNLFEQEQLNHHTGIVGGVMAEECGAMLKHFFAARRAALAAAKRATPE from the coding sequence ATGTCTGACGCGGCTTTCATGCAGCTGGCGCTGGAACAGGCGCAGCAGGCGTGGGACCTGGGCGAGGTGCCGGTGGGCGCCGTCGTCGTCAAGGATGGCGAGGTGATCGCGGTCGGCTGCAACCAGCCGATCGGCAAACACGATCCGACCGCGCACGCGGAAATCGTGGCCTTGCGCGCGGCCGCCGAAAAGCTCGGCAATTACCGGCTGCCCGGCTGCGAGCTGTACGTCACGCTGGAACCGTGCGTGATGTGCTCGGGTGCGATGATGCATGCGCGGCTGGCGCGCGTGGTCTACGGCGCCACCGATCCCAAGACCGGCGCCTGCGGCTCGGTGCTCAACCTGTTCGAGCAGGAGCAGCTGAATCACCACACCGGCATCGTCGGCGGCGTGATGGCCGAGGAATGCGGCGCCATGTTGAAGCACTTCTTTGCCGCGCGCCGCGCGGCGCTGGCGGCGGCCAAACGCGCCACGCCGGAATAA